Proteins encoded in a region of the Flavobacterium sp. MDT1-60 genome:
- a CDS encoding ectonucleotide pyrophosphatase/phosphodiesterase — translation MRKFTTQLLSFTFLLLTTFSYSQSSKDAYVVLVSMDGFRWDYAKHFKLQNLNRIAKEGVHAKSMRPSYPSKTFPNHYAIVTGLYPDHHGIINNVFYDSALNESFSLSTTAKNDSRFYGGNPIWNVAEQQGVKTASFFWPGSDTDKKRPGIYKNYDNKIPYGNRIDTVIKWLELPEKQRPHLITLYFDEPDHTGHNFGPLSPENEKMIHKMDSVMGQLSSKLDQLAIGKQINLIIVSDHGMADISNDKKVAILDYLKPEWLGYKAVINPIMSLQAKPGFQDSIAKALKKVPHIKFWRSAEVPKRLHYGTNPRVHDFVIEAKKGYSLVSEQKQNIKGGTHGYDNKEKDMHAIFYAKGPAFKVDKEVGTFQNVSVYPLIAHILGLKIEEVDGKFSEVENMLAD, via the coding sequence ATGAGAAAATTCACCACTCAGCTCTTATCTTTTACCTTCTTACTTCTTACCACTTTTTCATATTCCCAATCCAGTAAAGATGCTTATGTCGTTTTAGTTTCTATGGATGGATTTCGTTGGGATTACGCGAAACATTTCAAGCTTCAAAACCTCAACAGAATTGCCAAAGAAGGTGTTCATGCCAAATCGATGCGACCTTCTTATCCGAGTAAAACTTTTCCGAATCATTACGCAATCGTGACCGGACTTTATCCGGATCATCATGGGATTATCAATAATGTTTTTTATGACAGCGCTTTAAACGAATCTTTTTCATTATCAACAACTGCTAAAAATGATTCAAGATTTTATGGCGGAAACCCGATTTGGAATGTCGCCGAACAACAGGGCGTAAAAACCGCTTCGTTTTTCTGGCCGGGATCAGATACGGATAAAAAAAGACCTGGTATTTACAAAAATTACGACAATAAAATTCCATACGGAAACAGAATTGATACGGTTATAAAATGGTTAGAACTTCCGGAAAAACAACGTCCGCATTTAATTACTTTGTATTTTGATGAACCGGATCATACGGGACATAACTTTGGTCCGCTTTCGCCAGAGAATGAAAAAATGATTCACAAAATGGATTCCGTTATGGGACAATTATCTTCCAAATTAGATCAATTGGCTATCGGGAAACAAATCAATTTAATTATTGTTTCAGATCACGGAATGGCCGACATCAGCAATGATAAAAAAGTTGCCATTTTAGATTATCTAAAACCGGAATGGTTAGGATATAAAGCCGTGATCAACCCCATTATGAGTCTTCAGGCAAAACCGGGATTTCAGGATTCTATTGCCAAAGCATTAAAAAAAGTACCACATATCAAATTCTGGAGATCAGCTGAAGTTCCGAAGAGATTGCATTACGGAACAAATCCGCGTGTGCATGATTTTGTTATTGAAGCTAAAAAAGGATACAGTTTAGTAAGTGAACAAAAGCAAAATATAAAAGGTGGAACACACGGTTACGACAATAAAGAAAAAGACATGCATGCCATTTTTTATGCGAAAGGACCAGCATTCAAAGTAGATAAAGAAGTCGGCACGTTTCAGAACGTTTCGGTTTATCCTTTAATAGCGCATATTTTGGGATTAAAAATCGAAGAAGTCGACGGCAAGTTTAGTGAAGTTGAAAACATGCTTGCTGATTAA
- a CDS encoding oxidoreductase, with protein sequence MENNKVWFITGASKGLGLELAKKLLAEGYKVAATSRSEESLVKALGNPSANFLPLEMDLTNEQSVKNAIEVAVSHFKTIDVLVNNAGYGLLGALEELTDEESRKNYEVNVFGLLNVIRNTMPYMRANRSGHIFNISSVGGYNGGFPGWGIYCSTKFAVAGLTESLAAEVKEFGVNVTLVYPGYFRTDFLKDSSLLLPQNPIAEYKEVRASEDAHKGSINQNQPGDPEKLAVALINMSQEENPALHLFLGQDAYDMANQKIASVQSQLEQWKAVSVSTGF encoded by the coding sequence ATGGAAAATAACAAAGTTTGGTTTATCACAGGTGCTTCAAAAGGACTTGGATTAGAATTAGCTAAAAAATTATTGGCTGAAGGTTATAAAGTAGCCGCAACTTCAAGAAGTGAAGAATCGTTGGTTAAAGCATTAGGAAATCCGTCTGCAAATTTTCTTCCTTTAGAAATGGATTTGACAAACGAGCAAAGTGTTAAAAATGCAATTGAAGTAGCAGTAAGTCATTTTAAAACGATCGATGTTTTGGTAAACAATGCAGGTTATGGTTTGCTTGGGGCACTGGAAGAATTAACAGATGAAGAATCCAGAAAAAATTACGAGGTAAATGTCTTCGGATTATTAAATGTGATCAGAAATACTATGCCTTATATGCGTGCTAACAGATCAGGACATATTTTTAATATTTCTTCAGTTGGAGGCTATAACGGTGGTTTTCCGGGTTGGGGAATTTATTGCTCTACAAAATTTGCTGTTGCTGGTTTAACAGAATCTTTAGCTGCAGAAGTAAAAGAATTTGGCGTGAATGTAACGTTGGTTTATCCGGGCTATTTTAGAACAGATTTCTTAAAAGACAGTTCTTTATTGTTGCCACAAAATCCGATTGCGGAATATAAAGAAGTTAGAGCGTCTGAAGATGCGCATAAGGGTAGCATTAATCAAAATCAGCCAGGAGATCCTGAAAAATTAGCTGTAGCATTAATCAATATGAGTCAGGAAGAAAATCCTGCCTTACATTTGTTTTTAGGGCAAGATGCTTACGATATGGCAAACCAAAAGATTGCTAGCGTTCAGAGTCAATTAGAACAATGGAAAGCCGTTTCCGTTTCGACTGGGTTTTAA
- a CDS encoding AraC family transcriptional regulator: MKLTETLEDFYTIKINGMPENLKKGIGHFNVFKLDDYVGSTCNPLPYTRKDFYKMSLIIGKNKVHYADKVVAIEDQALFFANPQIPYSWEHIDENQTGFFCIFTEAFFSQFGNLKEYPLFQPGGNPIVPVSMELAESLKVVFLKMFDEINSDYAFKYDVLRNLVFEIIHLALKTQTVTTSLYSKSNATIRVSSLFLELLERQFPIESISQQINFRSPSEFASQLNVHVNHLNKALKETTGKTTSQIISERIVQEAMILLKQTNWNINEIAWCLGFEELSHFINFFKKNVQVSPKTYRVTEIV; encoded by the coding sequence ATGAAGCTAACAGAAACCTTAGAAGATTTTTATACCATTAAAATAAACGGAATGCCCGAGAATCTTAAAAAGGGAATCGGTCATTTTAATGTTTTTAAATTGGATGATTATGTTGGGAGTACTTGTAATCCATTACCTTATACCCGAAAAGACTTTTATAAAATGAGTTTAATCATCGGCAAAAACAAAGTGCATTATGCTGATAAAGTGGTTGCGATTGAAGATCAGGCTTTGTTTTTTGCGAATCCACAAATTCCGTATAGCTGGGAGCATATTGATGAAAATCAAACGGGTTTTTTCTGCATTTTTACCGAAGCTTTTTTTAGTCAGTTTGGGAATTTAAAAGAATATCCTTTATTTCAGCCCGGCGGAAATCCGATTGTTCCAGTCTCAATGGAATTGGCGGAATCCTTAAAAGTGGTGTTTTTAAAAATGTTTGATGAAATCAATTCTGATTATGCTTTTAAATATGATGTGCTGCGAAATCTGGTTTTCGAAATTATTCATTTAGCTTTAAAAACACAAACGGTAACTACTTCATTATATAGTAAATCGAATGCGACGATTCGGGTTTCTTCTTTGTTTTTAGAATTATTAGAAAGACAATTTCCTATTGAATCCATATCGCAACAAATTAATTTCCGTTCCCCTTCAGAATTCGCAAGTCAGTTAAATGTGCATGTAAATCATTTGAATAAAGCGTTGAAAGAAACCACCGGGAAAACAACTTCGCAAATTATTTCTGAAAGAATTGTCCAGGAAGCCATGATTTTACTCAAACAAACCAATTGGAATATTAATGAAATTGCCTGGTGTTTGGGCTTCGAAGAATTGTCTCATTTTATCAATTTCTTTAAGAAAAATGTTCAGGTTTCACCTAAAACCTATCGCGTAACCGAAATTGTTTGA